TAAGGGTAGGATAAAGAATGACAATCCATAGAAGAAGTTACATAATCTGAACATACCCTGCTAGAACTCCAGCTCTCCGCCTCATACAAAAGGGAAAGTGGACTTGGAGGTGGAATCCATCGCCCACTGATGCATCAACCAGTAAACGATCCTGATGTCAGAATTGTAtgaaacataaatttaaaatagcaTACATCTTAGAAAGTTTCATAGACATAAAAGTGCTTCATAGTTTTGACTATCAGATAGCTGACTTTATTGATAGGTAAATACAAGACAGGAGAatagtgtttaaaaaaaaaaaaaacttgataaaaGAACAGGAAAAAAAGAACGAGAAAAATCCACCAGTTCTAGTGGTCATACAGCAGATGTAAATTTGAATTCATCCCAGGAGCTTGAACAATGTCTTCACAGTAACTCTCAATTAATCTCAAACCATTGGCTTCTATTTAATCCCCAAAATACCATTTCATCCTCTATCACACTAACAACTTGCCTCATACACCAAGCCAAATATGATATTCATAATATATAGCCTTGGTACTATTGAAAAAACTGGTGTAAGAGAAGACCCGATTAAAAATGATATAGATAAAAACACTCTTAGTGGGAGCAATAGCGACAATCCTAGTTATAGTAATGTTGAGAATTTAGTCAGCATTAGAGACattcaaaatttcataaaaaaaccATACTTATTTAGTTAGGGATACTAATAGAAACAGATACTTCACAAAAGATCATGTTACAAAATCCAACAAATGATATAATCAGGTACAAGAAATCCTGCCTTAGAAACACCGATTCTTATTCTAGCAAAGCATAATGCTTATACAACATAACATACTCCTATTCCTACGAAAACGGGCAAAAAAATCCCCCATTcatgagatgaaaaaaaaaaaaaaatcaaaattctcaCTTCACAATGTGAAAATTCAAGTAGTGATACCTGTTTCCAGGCGTGCCTTGGAGGCTTGGTGACTGCAAAGTCTCCCAATTCCTCGGCCGCCTTATGAAATTCCGGTACGCCACGTAACCTTTTCCATTGCATCTCCAATCCTTCAACAAAAAATCCAATTGCATATATTCCACTATTTATAACAAACATTCAAAAATCTTGCTAACTGTCCGTAcaagtcccaaaaaaaaaaccgaatCTATATCACAGCTCAAAAGGTAATCAACTTTGCGATCAATCGGAAATGtaatgcaaaaatcaaagattagaaatcaatatttttttttttcaaatccaaCAATGCCATACACACATTCACGAAAATTTCCATAATTCAAACACAGATCCAATTAACAAAACCTAATTTTACGTATGAAGTGGAAGTAGCTTACTCTACGGCGAAGACCACCGGAATTGGCCTTGCGGAAGAGGAGGAAGCGGCGAACGGAGATGTAATCGGAATCGGAATCGGAAGTCACAGGCTGAAGCAAGCAGCTGAAGAGCTCTGGATCtacattttccttttctttcttcttcttctcggctttgtcttcttcttcctctgctGAGCtatttatcttcttctcttcGATTCTCTGCTCCGCCATTCTAGGAAGCTTGCTGCGGATCCGAAATCATTATCGGGTCATTGTTTGGGTCGGTACTCCGAATTTTTTGCGAATCGGAGAGAGAGGATCCGAGTCAGTGCGTGAGGGTCAAAGTTCAAActccaaagagagagagagagagagaggggttgaCGTGAGAGACTTGCGAGTATTTTCCGAATTCTGATTGCGAAAACGGGAACACGGTATGCGACAACGTACACGTCTAGGCtgtaactaaaatttaaacgaccttgcttttcttttcttttcccctgTTTGTTtatgagagagaaatatataaaccattttaaaaatttttttatcagaaaaagttattaaattttttgataatttattttttaaaaatgaattggcATATATTAATTGGatctttatatattaaaagaatttttttttatataatatcaGGTTAAACAATctcttactaaaaaaaaatgttagacaaTCTAGCGGATTTCACTTAAATCAACAATTAAaatcttgattttaaaaaaacactagTCAAGTTTgatgaataagaaatttaaaattcgaATTTGGTTTATACTATAAATTAATTGGTGTGTTAATTGGATAATAACAATAATCATTGTGAGGTGGACtttataaatttatcatatctatccaaaaaaaaaatagttaagcAATCTAGGaaaagatattaaaatgatGTTGTATGTGATGGGCTATGGATAATTATTTTCACATGGATATGAAGGCATGCTTATTAGTACCGCttttatttttcacatgttATAACTTGTTACCTCAACAAGTTGTGGAACAAATTGTGTTACTGGAATTATTCAAAGTTGTTTGAGCTTTGGGAAGGTCCTCTATCATAGATTACTCAATTACGTGGATGAATTGATTAATGagttataaaattgaaattgaattgaTTTTGAAGGAAGATAAGTAGATAACATATTTGGTGTTGAATTTAATAAGGTATCTAACTTTTGCCAGCTAAAATGGAGATATACCTCTTCCACCGAAAAGTTTTAGCAAAATGCCATctgtttgaaactatttagagaTATATTCCTTCTTTGAAactctatttttagaaaatcgagttatagccaaattaaaaaaaaaaaaaaattttgtggaaCTCGATTTTgataaaatcgagttttaaaacagGGACATATTcttaaatagtttcaaacagAGGGGCCTTTTGCTGGAACTTTTCGGTGAAAGGGGTATATCCCCATTTTCTCTAACTTTTGCCAATTTGAATATGTATATTAAAACGGGCAATGCTAAAGGCATAAATTTAATCACAACTTAGTTATTTACGAATGGCAAAATGGGTTGTGGCACATGTACATCAATATAAGAAGGGAGAGCATAAGCCAAACATGTAAACTAGGTGAATATCGACAGTTATCATAGTCCTATACTTGAAATTGAGAGGGAAGATTGATGATAATAGCTGATAAATGGCCAATGGCCTACGATTAATCAGAGACTTATTTCTTGAGAAACCTTCTCGCTGTCCATGTTTTCTTTACAATATAAAATCGATTCAAATACTATAGGCAATAGTCCGAGATATACATTAATGTGCAAATGTAGATTAATTAGTTGAATGTTAGAAGATTAGATGTTAACTGGTTTGAACAGATTAAATAACAAGCAACCTGAGTCAACTTAACATATACCCCTCCcccaacccaaaacaaaaaacaaagaaagaaagaaaagcaatcgAATCAATTAACTTCAAACTACTATTTTCTTTATCTGAGCTTGGGGAAGGGATATCCACATGTGTGATCCATTAGTccaaaattaaacataattaaaGGATTTCTATTTATCCTTTGGCCACCTTGTGACAATTggtttttaaaaacaaagagcatctccttttttttatatatgttcttttctttacttATGAAAGACAAATCCTTTTCACATTCGACATATTGACCCTTAATCGAATATTCTTTTATAGCTTCAAATATTCCAcctattttttatacattaaagattaatttatattatatatgtaatcaCACCACAAGTTCGTGCATCAATAATTTGGAGGAATTAAATACAGTTGTTATttgatttaatatattttaaagctAATTGTAGTTTCCCTTGCATTCTTTCTTACCATTTGCGGCCGGCCCACAtgttaaaattctaaaataataaaagtatagAATTTGATGCGGAGATGCGAATgcgagagagaaagagaatagtATAAGAAGGTCTATGTCTATGGGAGAAAACCTAGACTGCTACAtagggctgtaaatgaaccaagtcaTTCATAAACAGCTCGAGCTTGGTTCGATAAAAAGCtggtttatatttgtttatttatatacaAGTGAAGCTTGAgctttagttttaggcttgtttaataTACGAGCCGAGCTcgagtaaaaaatattgttcatgaacaagctcgTGAACACCAATGCTCGATACAAAAGTAACAAGACAAGTTAAGCCTAGActtatttatgagtttggtaATGAAATTGATATGAGCTTAACAAGTAAATTCATAtcattttaagattttaattaattataagttgaaACCACTCATCCAAACCAAATAGACTAGATAATAAGCTGGATATAGGTTTGATAATATACTTGTGTTGGATCTCATGCTCAAAAATATGATATTGAGCTTGAGTTTGGGCTTGATATAGAGCTCGAGTTTGGTTTGACTAATGAACCGAGCAAAGCCAAGTtcaaacttttatattttataacaaGCTCAAGCTTGAACATTATTTGTAGGCTTGTATCAAACTCAAGGCAAGCTTGAACATTCTACTTTTGCTGTCGAGCCAAACTTGAACATTCACTACTTGACAAAACTCGGCTCGTTTATAGCCCTGCTACATTTTTACTATGTTAAAGTGTGTGTTATAATAAACTTTAGTTATtgtatttaactatttataaaagttaggtttttttttttttttttttttttttttttttttgaaataaacaaCTAACAATAAactgaccatttttttttactcctacATATGCTTACAACATATTTCGACTTTTAaacacaatatattttttaaaaccatagcTATAGCCTCATTAATGTCGCAGTAATTCTGATTCATCAATCAACACAGCGCTCTATATTCTCATAACTCTTATTAACCAcccttcttttcattttaaaacCTATTGGgtaattatacaatttttttttttgtatattaataTTGTATGTCTTCCTCTCAAATAATCcactctaattaaatttataatgaaatttaCTATTTATATGTGAGATGCTAGAgtacaaaattttcatacttttagagaattctataatttttcaataaaattatattacttcAGATAGAAATTCAAACATCCCTGTGCTTGAAGTACAAGCCAGGTGCAAGGATTTCTAAGAATATAATTTGCATGAAGTTCAAATCTATGTCTTAGGccacttaattaaaaatttttacaagTTACTAGAGCCCACATTTCTCATCTTCATATGAACTTAACATTagccttttgtttgttttgatggaaaattttatgtaaatataGTTTTTCATGTTTTCCAGTATTtgatagtattaaaaaaaatgagttaatggaaaactatctttaatcAACTGAAAAAATATGacttaattttagagattgtttttcacaattttttaaaaacaattatatcttacagcaagctaaataagaaaagtttgaaaattatttcttaattcatttaaggttgctaccaaacataggaaaattatatagttttatagaaaatactttttgaaaaatgacttattttctagaaaatatgaTCACCGAAACAAATAGAGTAAGAAcatgtttggtagactgtaatagaAACTGTAATGTAATAGATATTTCTATGGCATAACTATTCGgttgtttggttatgtttttattacaatgaatagttatttcttacgaataactattcttcaaaatgaggaataactatcCCTTATTAAAAGTACTGAATATCTATTCCTTCACCTTatgtaataactttttttaaaaatttcctaaatAGCCATTAGTTGCCACAtcttcaaaaggaaagaaataaattttcctTGTTGTTAATTATTAGCTCTATTTTGAACACCCTATAATAAAtgtattttaggaaatttgacttaaaaaatatttaattacacATTCTTTTTATACTCTACTAAATTGTGGATACATATTCAGGATTCTATTCCTTAATAAtcaccaaactaatgaatagtaATACTAATTACATTCCAATTTAATGTATTTCTTTTAATGCTTGTTCCTATTCCCATGTAATAATCATTACAGTGTACCAAACGTGCCATAAGTAATTATACAATACTTTGGAAGTATAATACTGTCAtactccttcctctcacataaTAATGTCtcactaattatatttattgtgGATTCTACTATTTATGTGAGAGTATGACATTAATACTGTACTTGTATTTTATAATTTCCAATATATGTGGTTAGGAAGTTCTTacaaaagaccaaaaaaaaaaaaaaaaacagaaaaagtaAGCCTTTAATAGATTACAGTCTCTCATTTTAACATGAATTCAAATTggaaaattaatgttaaatctattatcaattttactaaaaaaatttacaaaacaatAGATATAATTAGTGTAATTTTAGAaccataataaatatataaatatttgattattatGCACTCACTATTGCACACACTCGTTTGAAGTGCATGCAACAGTAACTATATAACcagttttaagtaaaatttgtaCTTTATGTGACATCGTTCATCCCAACAAGCTTTGTTGATTACGTACTTTCAAGTTTTGGATTTTAACTTAAGTTCTCGAAGGAGCTGTTTGACTTTTGCATTATTGGTTCCTtgaatatatatagtttaaacCAGAAATAGACACACCTGTATTGGTTAAAGACTCGCTAGGTCTCTCCTATCATTACTAAAGACAACCTCAGCTTATGCGTCATTGCCCCAATTCAAAGTTGGACTGATATGTATATATACCCAGATGAAAATGGCGTTGAGTTCAATACAGTGGGCGTAGAAAGATCATGATGGGTGTGctgggttcttcttcttcttcttctttagctATTACagttgttttggttttgattttgaatgcTGTAGTGTGTTATGGGGGAACATCCAGCAATTATTCACGGACGGCTTTCCCAACTTACAACAACACTGATATGCCTGTTGACAGTGAGGCCTTCTATGTTCCTCCAGGAATCAACTCACCTCAACAGGTGTGTTTTCTCATCACCCTCCTGCTTGTTATTTGTTCCTCTCCTTGTTTTCTCACAAATATGaagttctaaatttttatttcagtGTTTGACAAGTAGTACTCTATTTAGGTTCATATAACACAAGGAGACCATGTGGGAACAGCAGTAATTGTGTCATGGATCACTCCTACTGCTCCAGGTTCCAATATAGTTCTTTACTGGAGTACTCAtgaaaatagcacaaaaattcAATTCGCTGAGGCCACGATTGGAGCCTACAGATACTACAACTACACCTCTGGTTTCATTCACCATGCCAACATCAGCAACTTACAGGTGAAATGgaattttgttttacttatttAGATCTAgtaattgttttatatatatgatggtaCATGATTTGTTGCCTGGTTCATGTTTTATGCACCTAATCCTGAATTAGTCTTGTTGCAATTCTAAATTCTATTATTCTGTTTGATAATTTAATTCTATTTATTTGGGCAGTTCAATACCAAATATTACTATCAGCTTGGTGAAGGGCAGTATGCGAGGATGTTCTGGTTTGTAACTCCACCTGCACCAGGCCCTGATGTCCCCTACACATTTGGTCTCATAGGTAAGTTTAGCgcaatttatttattcttaaaatcGATTTTTGGAGATAGAGGAATTTAAACTCTTTGAGTGTTTTATTTAGATATACTAGGAAGTAACAGTTGAGCTACGAGACATTTGGCTAACCTAATCAGTCATGTActtatattcaataattttgtaTGTATATTTAGATCTGATCAATGTTGAATATTAATATACCCATTTGCAGGGGATCTTGGCCAGACATACAATTCAAACAGCACACTCGCTCATTACCAATTGGACCCTCTAAATGGACAAGCGTTGTTGTACCTTGGAGATCTCTCCTACGCAGATAACTACCCATTTCATGACAACGTTAGGTGGGATACCTGGGGAAGGTTCATAGAGAGAAGTGCTGCTTATCAGCCTTGGATTTGGACTGCTGGGAATCATGAAGTTGATTGGGCCCCTGAATTGGTAACCAACCATCTTGTTCTAACCAAAATATATTACAGATAAAATAACATTTCccaatctaaaaaatatattattgaagtgattaattgtttttgataaaacatTATTTCCACATGATTTCAATACATACactattttatgtctaaaactTATATACACTTGTATACTAATCATAATATGCTACCTTGATTGTtgtggaaaaaattatattgattgTGGTggaaaaaattgtataatttctgGTGCATGTCACTAAACTTGCATACTAATAAGCTAATAATTTTTCCCTGTATGTCTCCAATTTAATCCACCTTTTACTCACTCAAGAGAGTGGTATTGCCATCTTTATTGTAGGGTGAACCTGTACCTTTTGTACCTTACAGTCACCGTTATCATACACCATATGAAGCAGCGGGTAGTACTGCACCATTTTGGTACTCAATCAAGAGAGGTCCAGCCTACATCATAGTCATGGCTGCGTATTCAGCGTTTGGTAAATATATATAGCTTTGTGTTTTGCAATTGGAAGACCTTAGCTATATCACGGTCCCTATTTTCTTATTTAGTATATTGTGTGCTTTCCAAAGTCTTAATTTGTAGTGCATTCTTTGTACTgcgttttttttaaaggttattCAACTCCTCAGTACAGTTGGTTCAATCAGGAGGTACTGAAGGTTAATAGAACTGAAACACCATGGTTGATTGTTCTAATGCACCCTCCATGGTATAATAGCTACCATAGTCATTACATGGAAGGTGAAACCATGAGAGGAGTTTACGAGACAACATTTGTACAAAACAAAGTTGACATTGTATTTGCTGGTCATGTCCACGCTTATGAACGATCTGTAAGTAGTCTTTATATTCTGATCATAagcatatttgattttttatttctccTAATTTCTTTGTgctttattctaaaatttttggcTAGAAGTACTACATTTTATGGCCCATGTTTACATTTTAGTGTCACTTGAGAATTGAGAAGTACCTTTTTTCTTTGCTATTTATGTGACAGATACGAGTATCTAACATTCTATACAACATCACAAATGGTCTTTGCActccaattaaaaatttaagcGCACCTGTATACTTCACCATTGGTGATGGTGGAAATGAAGAAGGCTTATCAAAGTAAGATCAATGTTTATATGATAAAACTGCACTTTCCTCATATGATCGATGCAAGGCTTCATACAAGttgacataaaatttaacataaactTCTCTTTCTGTGTTGTAGCGCAATGTATTTCCCACAACCAAATTACTCAGCATTTCGTGAAGCAAGTTTCGGTCATGGCATTTTGGATATCAAAAACCGAACCCATGCTTATTTTGCTTGGCACAGGGATGAAGATGGGTATGATGTGATTTCTGATTCTCTGTGGCTTACCAATAGATATTGGTATCCAACTGACGATTCTAACTGATGATTCATTGAGTACTTAGCAATCATGAAGACAACATATGTGTGATTTTTGGGCAAGAATCCAACACATATATGTGTGAATAATACTTTTAACCCTTTTTCGATTTGTGCATGGCATTATTATCAGTGCAAGAGTTGGCTTGTTATGCTGTGtcgaaaatatttttcatggtGTGCCTACCTATGACATTTCAAATGTCTGGAAAAAatgtataagattttttttttctttatggtGCTAAAAATGAATAAGATGTTTGTTCTTTGAAAGTTAGGACTCAAAAATCTCTCTCCCTCCTGCGTTTGATCCTTAATTTCCAATGAATTATGTGTAATTCGGGGCcggattttatatatatgaaatatatgTAGCTTGCCTTTTGGTACAAAGGATGAAAGTAGCTGAGGAACATATAAATAATCCAGGCATCACAAGTAAGATCGTCAATTACAAAACGAGTACACCAGATTTATCTGGTACAACACATACATAAGACTTGGAAGTGTAATTTGGTTAACTTGTAGGGTCAAACCAACGTGACTTGTTCATGTTATGAACTAGCTTGTGATGATCTGGATCTTAATTAATAAGAGCCCGTTTGGTAgaggagtttgagtaatgttgtttgtagttTATTGAAAtatgtgtaggtgaaaaagtgtatggaaatgtgtgtaatgttgattaaaatgtgaaaatatgagTTTGAGCTTGtctaccaaacaggccctaagtCATGAAAAAGATTATAggcgaaaatgggcttttgcccattTCGTGCAAAAAAATTAGCGTGTTTCcgcatttcccaaactaattagggaaatatccctcttttgaaactcgactTTTTCAAAATTGAGTTAAGTCTTATAATGACGTTTTAATGAGCTTATAGTAACGTTTTAAGGAGcttatagtggcgttttggaactcgagttataggtaaaaaaaaaaaaaaaaaaaacttgcatggagctcgagttccaaaacgGCACTATAGTTCTtgaaaacgtcactataggctccttaaaacgccactatagggctcccgaaatttttttttgaaactcaattttgagaaaatcgagtttcaaaagattACAAAATGGGTAAAAGCCCATTTTTGCCAAGATTACAATTATATACAAGTATTTATACAACCAATGCGTACAATGATAGATTGGGAAAAATTGGATTTGAATGCGTTGATCTCAACCTGATGAAGGGAAatgcccaatccaaacctaacTCGTGGAAAAGATGGGTCACTCGTACCCGACTTGTTAAAATGCCTTGTGGGGTTCAGTCACTCGTACCtaacatattttaaaagaaggagaacttaaaaaagaaaattgttttttttattttttttttatttgaaggtAATATGTAAATTCGGATGTCTTTCTTGgtgaagaaaaaattacaatcgACTTTTTGAACTCTCTGAAATAGTGAAAGAATCTTTGATCTTTGAGAAAAGACAAAGACTGAATCTAACCAACTCTATATCACAGATgagcaagaagaagaagcaagagaAAATATCAATTAGAAGCGTAAcaatgagaaaaaaagagagagaaagagatcaGAATTGGACTGAAAATTTTATCTTCTTCATTAATTGTAGATTAGATACACTTTTCAATATATAGTACAAACACTCACACTCAATCATTGATACAATCATTTACACCATAATTAGATCACTGTAACAAATTCAGAATTTCCCCACGTGCTTTGTAACAGAATCCATATCTGCTTCTGAACTAACGTTTACTATACAAACGACAGCATTTGATTAAGTGATGCATGTGTGGGAGGACTGAATGACACTGTTTGAATCCTTTTCTCTAAAGGGTGGACTTGTGGAAACAAAATCCCTTAAGTGCTTTGAATTCTTACCATTAACAAATAGCACGTGGTCTTTTGAgcattcttaatttcttattatcACTTTACTTTTGAATAGTATTTTAGCATTAGATGTAAAATTCTTACTCAGTATTGACTTTGTCCTTTACTAGACAATGTGGAAACTTTGTACTTTTATAGTGTACTCGAAGTTGGTTATATAAACTTGaagttaattaaattcatttaaaaaataattcatagttgttaggacatatgtgagaCTTGTTAAAGACATATGTTATataaattggctaatcatttgacaaaatacactttacttgtaattgggtagatttaggatgtatttagtacttcaaggaacaagagttcaagtttagtattgaaatcatgcaaatttgtcccagaaacaagtgaagaagtgatgttcattaaaactcgatagattcatttctattgaggtttaatgtTGAAACTCGACAACAGCTCAATAGAAGTTcaatctattgagaattacaaaattagaAATATCAGATCTAATTCACGCATATCcatgtgtatttgtgtagggtttcttttttcacaattctagacatatataaagattattttaaggactgTCACACTTGATGCAAATTGATGCAAAGGTTGTTGCACTTGTTACATGCATATTGTGACTGGAGACCATTTGCcctcactacaacaaaatgtattattagcgacgaaaatttttgtcactaaaagtccaataTTTCGTCCCTTAGTATCTTCAGTGACAAATTCTTCTTTTTAGTGATGAATTCGTTTCATCGCTATAGCTCCGTCGCTAAAAGTATTAGTGACGAAAACTGTCAAcaaatttcgtcgctaaagatttgagttgttttaaaataaaaacacttttaGCGATGAAattatttcgtcgctaaatgttttcctcattaaaatactattttgcgATGAAACTATTTCGTTGCTACATGTACCTTATTTTATTCGATAATTTTTAGCGAcaaaatattttcgtcactaaaactatttttaagaatatttgGGTACTTATAGCGACGaatattttcgtcgctaaaattATTGCCTAAAAAATTCAACTATATTTAGCGACAAAATTTTCGTCGTTGAAAGtgttttttataaattcagtTACATTTAGCGATGAAAATTTTTGTCACTAGctaaatgtgataaaaaaattcgtcactaaagctACTTatctgttttcatttttttcttgtatGTAACCTATCATTACATTATTAACTCCTCACACTTGAATAACACATTTATGTCAACTACacatttataagaaaatgatCCATACATTccaaatgtaaaaataaaacaagtattcTATTCAATCCATCCATACAAATTATTTCCAACACATACAATAATACATGATGTTTTATAACATACAATAACATAAATACTAAGGGCTAAAAGAAGATCTTCAAGTAGTGCCAAAAGAAAATgccctaaaagccaccaataagaaatctgcacaaaatgtaaaaacaatactacattaaaacattaaagtaaaaacattaactatgttataagaaacatcTCTATTGAATACTTATGtgtacatatatacatattgcAGCTGACTCAAATTTCTataatttctataatttattaaacatCACGTATTGCAGCTGACTCAAATTTCCCCTTGACAGATTTAGgtttccaaaagaaaattgttatAGTTTTAACCTTTATCTCATATAAACAAATACCACAACCACAAATCAAGAAACCAAATCTCATAAATCATAGAgacaaataatcaaataaaattaccTACATTGACTTTAGTGCTCATGCATTCTCCATCATTGCTGATGAAACAAGGACAACCTCAAGGGCAAAGCTTATTCTCCCTAGTCTACTCATGCGACTCTTTCATGTAAATGGTGTGGAAATTCCACAAGACATCACCCTCATGCCTACTCCTCTGGCCATTAATGCTCTAACAATTGCAAGGATCAAGGTTTGTTTTTCGGGTGATGAAGAAGAGGGTGATCAAGCACAAGGAGAGCCTATGGACACTGAAACTGAAGCAGAAGGACAACCCTCAACTTCACGGGGTCGGGGTAAAAGGAGCAGAgcctcatcatcatcaaaagTGCCTCCAAATGCATTTCAGATCATTCTTGAGAAGATTGACAGCCTCCGAGACGTCCAAAATGAGCAATCTAACAGGCTGACTGCTATTCAAGACCAGATCAATTTGCTCTCAGCCAAGTTTGACAGCTTCACTACATAGTAGTAGCCCTTTGGCCATTatggtcaaaaagggggagatatGGAGTAGGAGTAGGAGTAGCTCTTGAGGGGGAGCATCATTTTGAGGGGGAGAAACTTTAAGCATTTCTATGATTAGTTTA
This portion of the Castanea sativa cultivar Marrone di Chiusa Pesio chromosome 7, ASM4071231v1 genome encodes:
- the LOC142643588 gene encoding purple acid phosphatase 2-like yields the protein MMGVLGSSSSSSLAITVVLVLILNAVVCYGGTSSNYSRTAFPTYNNTDMPVDSEAFYVPPGINSPQQVHITQGDHVGTAVIVSWITPTAPGSNIVLYWSTHENSTKIQFAEATIGAYRYYNYTSGFIHHANISNLQFNTKYYYQLGEGQYARMFWFVTPPAPGPDVPYTFGLIGDLGQTYNSNSTLAHYQLDPLNGQALLYLGDLSYADNYPFHDNVRWDTWGRFIERSAAYQPWIWTAGNHEVDWAPELGEPVPFVPYSHRYHTPYEAAGSTAPFWYSIKRGPAYIIVMAAYSAFGYSTPQYSWFNQEVLKVNRTETPWLIVLMHPPWYNSYHSHYMEGETMRGVYETTFVQNKVDIVFAGHVHAYERSIRVSNILYNITNGLCTPIKNLSAPVYFTIGDGGNEEGLSNAMYFPQPNYSAFREASFGHGILDIKNRTHAYFAWHRDEDGYDVISDSLWLTNRYWYPTDDSN